tcctctgtgctgcgggggtcctgctccttccaccatgtaacacaggaccagcacactcccctcctgacatcctctgtgctgcgggggtcctgctccttccaccatgtaacacaggaccagcacactcccctcctgacatcctctgtgctgcgggggtcctgctccttccaccatgtaacacaggaccagcacactcccctcctgacatcctctgtgctgcgggggtcctgctcctccCACCATGTAACAAGgtaccagcacactcccctcctgacatcctctgcgcTGCGGgtgtccttccaccatgtaacacaggaccagcacactcccctcctgacatcctctgtgctgcgggggtccttccaccatgtaacacaggaccagcacactccccttctgacatcctctgtgctgcgggcatCCTTCGGTCATGTAACACAGTagcagcacactcccctcctgacatcctctgtgctgcgggggtcccttcaccatgtaacacaggaccagcacactcccctcctgacatcctctgtgctgcgggggtcctgttccttccagcatgtaacccaggaccagcacactcccctcctgacatcctctgtgctgcgggggtccttccaccatgtaacacaggaccagcacactcccctcctgacatcctctgtgctgcgggggtcctgctctttccaccatgtaacacaggaccagcacactcccctcctgacatcctctgtgctgcggtggtccttccactatgtaacacaggaccagcacactcccctcctgacatcctctgtgctgcgggagtccttccaccatgtaacacaggaccagcacactcccctcctgacatcctctgtgctgcgggggtccttccaccatgtaacacaggaccagcacactcccctgctaacatcctctgtgctgcggggatccttctaccatgtaacacaggatcagcacactcccctcctgacatcctctgtgctgcgggggtcctgctctttccaccatgtaacacaggaccagcacactcccctcctgacatcctctgtgctgcgggggtcctgctgcTTCCATCATGTAACACGGGACCaccacactcccctcctgacatcctctatgCGGCGGGGGTCCTtctaccatgtaacacaggaccagcgcACTcccttcctgacatcctctgtgctgcgggggttctgctccttccaccatgtaacacaggaccagcacactcccctcctgacatcctctgcacTGCGGgagtccttccaccatgtaacacaggaccagcacactcctctcctgacatcctctgtgctgcgggggtcctgctccttctgccatgtaacacaggaccagcaaactcccctcctgacatcctctgcgcTGCGGGCGtctttccaccatgtaacacaggaccagcacactcccctcctgacatcctctgtgctgcgggggtcctgctccttccaccatgtaacacaggactacacactcccctcctgacatcctctgtgctgcggtggtccttccactatgtaacacaggaccagcacactcccatGCTGACATCCCCTGTGCAGCGGGGGTCCTtgcaccatgtaacacaggaccagcacactcccctcctgacatcctctgtgctgcgggggtcctgctctttccaccatgtaacacaggaccagcacactcccctcctgacatcctctgtgctgcgggggtccttccagcatgtaacacaggaccagcacactcccctcctgacatcctctgtgctgcgggggtccagctccttccaccatgtaacacaggaagaGCACActactctcctgacatcctctgtgctgcgggggtcccttcaccatgtaacacaggaccagcacactcccctcctgacatcctctgtgctgcgggggtcctgctccttccaccatgtaacacaggaccagcacactcccctcctaacatcctctgtgctgcgggggtcctgctctttccaccatgtaacacaggaccagcacactcccctcctgacatcctctgtgctgcgggggtccttccagcatgtaacacaggaccaggacactcccctcctgacatcctctgtgctgcgggggtccagctccttccaccatgtaacacaggaagaGCACActactctcctgacatcctctgtgctgcgggggtcccttcaccatgtaacacaggaccagcacactcccctcctgacatcctctgtgctgcgggggtccttccaccatgtaacacaggaccagcacattcctctcctgacatcctctgtgctgcgggcgtccttccaccatgtaacacaggaccagcacactcccctcctgacatcctctgtgctgcgggggtcctgctccttccaccatgtaacacagaacCAGCAcattcccctcctgacatcctctgtgctgcgggggtcctgctccttccaccatgtagtacaggaccagcacactcccctcctgacatcctctgtgctgcgggtgtccttccaccatgtaacacaggaccagcacacttccctcctggcatcctctgtgctgcgggggtcctgttccttccaccatgtaacacaggaccagcacattcccctcctgacatcctctgtgctgccggGGTCCTtctaccatgtaacacaggaccagtaCACttccctcctgacatcctctgtgctgcgggcgtccttccaccatgtaacacaggaccagcacactcccctcctgacatcctctgtgctgcgggggtcctgctccttccaccatgtaacacaggaccagcacactcccctcctaacatcctctgtgctgcgggggtcctgttccttccaccatgtaacacaggaccagcacattcccctcctgacatcctctgtgctgcgggggtccttctaccatgtaacacaggaccagtaCACttccctcctgacatcctctgtgctgcgggcgtccttccaccatgtaacacaggaccagcacactcccctcctgacatcctctgtgctgcgggggtcctgctccttccaccatgtaacacaggaccagcacactcccctcctgacatcctctgtgctgcgggggtcctgttCCTTCCACCAtataacacaggaccagcacattcccctcctgacatcctctgtgctgcgggggtccttctaccatgtaacacaggaccagcacactcgcctcctgacatcctctgtgctgcctttGTACATCTACTGGCAGCAGAGGGCAGTCTGTATTTCGATTGGCAGGCATAAGGCCGTCTGTATATTCACTGAAAGGCACAGGACAGTCTGTTCATCTACTGGCAGGCACAGGGCAGTCTGTACATCCACTGGCAGGCACAAAGTAGTCTGTACATCCACTGGCAGGCACAAAGTAGTCTGTACATCCAGAGGCAGGCACAGGACAGTCTGTACATCTACTGGCAGGCACAGGGCAGTCTGTACATCCACTAGCAGGCACTGGGCAGTCTGTACATCCACTGGCAGGCACAGAGTAGTCTGTACATCCAGAGGCAGGCACTGGGCAGTCTGTACATCTACTGGCAGGCACAGAGCAGTCTGTACATCCACTAGCAGGCACAGGGCAGTCTGTACATCCACTGGCAGGCACAGAGCAGTCTGTACATCCACgggcaggcacacagcagtctgtACATCCACTGGCAGGCACAGAGCAGTCTGTACATCCACTGGCAGGCACAGGGCCGTCTATACATCTACTGGCAGTCACAGGACAGTCTGAACATCCACTGGCAGGCACAGAGCAGTCTGCACATTCACTGGCAGGCACAGGGCCGTCTGCACATCGACTGGATGCACAAGGCAGTCTGTACATCCAGTGGCAGGCATTGGCCAGTCTGTACATCCAGAGGCAGGCACAGGACAGTCTGTACATCCACTGGCAGGCACTAGGCAGTCAGTACGTCTACTGGCAGGCACAGGGTAGTCTGTACATCCACTGGCAGGCACTAGGCAGTCAGTACATCTACTGGCAGGCACAGGGTAGTCTGTACATCTACTGGCAGGCACAGGGTAGTCTGTACATCCACTGGCAGGCACAGAGCAGTCTGTACATCCACTGGCAGGCACAGAGCAGTCTGTACATCCAATGGCAGGCACTGGGCAGTCTGTACATCCACTGGCAGGCACAGGGCAGTCTGTACATCCACTGGCAGGCACAGGGCCGTCTATACATCTACTGGCAGTCACAGGACAGTCTGAACTTCCACTGGCAGGCAGAGGGCAGTCTGTAGATCTACTGGCGTTACAGGGCAGTCTGTACATTCACTGGCAGGCACAGGGCCGTCTGTACATCCAGTGGCAGGCACAGGGTAATCTGTACATCCACTGGCAGGCATTGGCCAGTCTGTACATCCACTGGCAGGCACTGGGCAGCCTGTACATCCACTGGCAGGCACTAGGCAGTCAGTACATCTACTGGCAGGCACAGGGTAGTCTGTACATCCACTGGCAGGCACAGAGTAGTCTGTACATCCACTGGCAGGCACAGGGCAGTCTGTACATCCACTGTCAGGCACAGGGCAGTCTGTACATCCAATGGCAGGCACAGGCCAGTCTGAACATCCAATGGCAGACACAGGCCAGTCTGAACATCCAATGGCAGACACAGGCCAGTCTGTACATCCACTGTGCTCCCCTTACTTTGTTCTTTTATCATGTGCTCTTCGATGTTTTACTCtatgcttgttttttgtgtttttgtctttttgtgtttttgtcgttttgtgtttttgtcattttgtgtttttgtcgttttgtgttttttttgtcgttttgtcttttttttgtcgttttgtctttttgttgttttgtgtttttgtcGTTTTGTGTTTTTGTCGTTTTGTGTTTTTGTCGTTTTGCATTTTTGTTCTTTTGTCGTTTTGTGTTTTTgtcgttttgtgttttttttgtcgttttgtctttttgttgttttgtctttttctcttttttgtgtttttgtcgtTTTGTCTTTTTGTCGTTTTgtctttttgttgttttgtgtttttttttgtcgttttgcatttttgttcttttgtcgttttgtgttttttttgtcgttttgtctttttgtgttttttttgtcgtTTTGTGTTTTTGTCGTTTTGTCGTTttgtctttttgtgttttttttgtcgtTTTGTGTTTTTGTCGTTttgtctttttgtgttttttttgtcgtTTTGTGTTTTTGTCGTTTTGTCTTTTTGTCGTTTTGTCTTTTTGTCGTTTTGTCTTTTTGTCTTTTTGTCGTTTTGTCT
The Eleutherodactylus coqui strain aEleCoq1 chromosome 11, aEleCoq1.hap1, whole genome shotgun sequence genome window above contains:
- the LOC136581813 gene encoding splicing regulatory glutamine/lysine-rich protein 1-like: MGKCKKRKTQLEYPKRSRGTQKDKTTKRQNDKKNTKRQKDKTTKRQNDKKTKRQNDKNTKRQKKHKTTKRQNDKTAKRQKHKTTKRQNNKKTKRQNGKKTKTQNDKKTKRQKDKNTKRQKDKTTKRQKHKTTKRQNDKKTKRQKDKKTKRQKDKTTKRQNDKNTKRQKKHKKTKRQKHKTTKKTQKDKTTKRQKHKTTKKTQKDKTTKKTQNDKRTKMQNDKKKHKTTKRQNDKKTKRQKHKKEKKTKQQKDKTTKKTQNDKNTKRQKNKNAKRQKHKTTKTQNDKNTKQQKDKTTKKRQNDKKNTKRQKHKMTKTQNDKNTKRQKHKKQA